The sequence AACTGGCCCAACCGGAGCGTATCCAGGGGGTCTATGTGCCCTTTTGGACCTTTGACAGTCAGACCCGCACGTTTTACGTGGGGCAACGGGGGGAGTACGACTACCGGACGGAGCGCTACCAGGACAGCAACGGCCAGTGGCAAACGCGGCAGGTGCGGTACACCCGCTGGTATGACACCAGGGGCTGGGTGGAGCGCTGGTTCGACGACGTGCTGGTGGCGGCGACCAAATCCATACCGGCACCCCGGCTGGAGCGTTTGGTGGAGTTAGCCTATTCCCCTGGCGCCCTGAGACCCTATGACGACCGGTATCTGGCGGGCTATCGGGTGGAGCGCTACCAGGTGACGCCGGTGCAGGGGTGGGAACGGGCCCGGCAAAAAATGGACGCAGCGATTGAATCGGATATCCGTCGCGACATCGGTGGGGACGAGCAACGCATCCTCAAAAAAGACACCAGTTACGACGGGATTACCTTTAAGCACATCCTGTTGCCCCTGTGGTTATTCAGCTATCGCTACCGGGGACGGACGTATCAGGTCATCGGCTGCGGTATGACGGGGCGGGTCTTCGGCGACCATCCCATCAGCCGGTGGAAGGTGGCGGTGGCCCTTCTGGGAGCGGTGCTGGCGCTGGGACTGGGGATATGGGCCCTGCAGGTGCTGGAGTTTACCCCACAACCGCAGCCGCCTAGACCAGAGCAAACGTCGCCCGACTAAAATCGTGGACAGGGGGGGGACAGTTCTATGCACAAACTGGCGGAATGGGGTTTTGGGCCGGACTGGTGGCGTAACTCACGGGGGGAGTATTGGGTCATCGGCCAGGGGGTGGTGAGCCTGGGGTACCTGCTGTTGCCGGTCGTGCCTGTGGAGCCGTTTCCCCTGGCGCTGCGCTGGGCTGGGGCGACCCTGTTCGGCCTGATAGCCCTGGGGCTGGGGGGGGCGGGTTTACTGCATCTGGGGGAAAATCTCACGCCCTTGCCCCACCCCAAAGATACAGGTCAATTGGTCACGACCGGGGTTTATGGCTGGGTGCGCCATCCCATCTACAGCAGTGTGATCTTTTTGGCCCTGGCCTATGCCTGTTGGCGAGGGAGTTGGACCCACTTTTTGGGCACCGCCGGGTTGTTGCTGTTTTTTGACCGCAAAGCTGCCCAGGAGGAACGGTGGTTGCAGGAAAAATTCCCCACCTACCAAACCTACCGCCAGCGGGTGAAAAAACTCATCCCCGGTGTTTACTAGGGGCCAAGCTCCCTTCTGGGTGTCCCTCGGCAAGGTGCAGTCATCTACCTGACAACAGATACTTCCGCTTGGGCGGGTGAAGCGGCTTATTCACCTGTGTTGCCCTGGGTCATTGCTGGAACTGGTCGGACGCCGGTGATTCTTCAACCTGGGACTACAGACAGGCCATCAACTCAATGGGCAACCCATCAGCGTCCTGGATAAAGGCCACCTGGTAGCGCCGGGAACCGATGGTTTGCTCTGTAGGCGGTAATAAGACGGTGGGCGTTTCCCCCAACCGTTGCGCCAAGTCAGCTAAACATTGCGCCACATCCGGCACCAGCAACGACAGGTGGTAATACCCCACGTAGTGCTCGTCCCCAAAGGCATCCGGGGCGGGACGGGGCACCGGCACCTGTATCAGCTCTAAACGAGTCCCCCAGCCCTCTAACCAACAGGCCAGGGTGATGCCTGCGCTAAAGCGTTCCGTGACCCGAAACCCCAGGGCTTCATAAAAGGCAATGGCCCGGTGAATGTCCCCTGTGCGGATAGCAATGTGATGATATTGTCCTGTTGTCGTCATGAAAGTTCAGGGCCAAACGCCGTTATGGTTCTTCCCTTACACCAGTTTAGGGGTGGGCTGCGCTAGGGTGGAAAAGAGTGTGACCCGCAGAACCCATGACGGATTCGTTTGTCGCGCGTCATATCGGGCCTAGGCCGGCGGAACAGGTGGCGATGTTGCAGTTTTTGGGCTGCCGGAGCTTAGACGAGTTAATCGACCAGGTGATTCCTGCATCGTTGCGCACAAAAACACCCCTGCACTTGCCACCGGCCCAGCCAGAAGACCAGGCCCTGGCGACCCTGAAACAGATGGCCCGGCGCAACCAACTCTGGAAAACCTACATCGGCATGGGGTACTACGGGTGCATGACGCCGCCGGTGATCCAGCGCAACATCTTGGAAAATCCGGGGTGGTACACGGCCTATACCCCCTACCAGGCGGAAATTGCCCAAGGCCGGTTGGAGGCCCTGTTTAATTTCCAGACGCTGATTACGGAACTGACGGGGCTGGAGATTGCCAATGCGTCGTTGTTGGATGAGGCGACGGCGGCGGCGGAGGCGATGTTTTTGTGCTATCAAGCGCACCAGCAGCAGCGGCCGACGTTTTGGGTGGATGATCGGTGCTGGCCCCAGACGTTGGCGGTCCTGCAAACCCGCGCCCAGGCTTTAGGGATTGACCTGCGCATCGCCCCGGTGGAGGCTTTTGCCCTGGATGAGACGACCTGTGGTTGTCTGTGGCAGTCCCCCAATTGCTACGGGGCGCTGGTGTATCCGCCGGCGGTGGTGGCTCGGGCTAAAACCGTTGGGGCGCTGACGGTCATGGCGGCGGATGTTTTGAGCTTGGTGCTGCTGCAACCGCCGGGGGCACTGGGGGTGGATGTGGCCATCGGCAGTACGCAACGGTTGGGGGTGCCTTTGGGGTATGGGGGACCGCACGCGGCCTATTTCGCCACCCGGGAGGCCTACAAACGCTTGGTGCCGGGGCGGATTGTGGGGCTGTCGAAGGACCGGCTGGGACGACCGGCACTGCGCCTGGCGCTGCAAACCCGGGAGCAACATATCCGGCGGGAACGGGCCACCAGCAATATCTGCACGGCCCAGGTGCTGTTGGCGGTAGTAGCCAGTATGTACGCGGTCTATCACGGACCGGAGGGACTCCGGCGCATTGCGGAGGAGATTCACCAGAAAGCGCGGGTGCTGGCAGAAGGGTGCCGGCGGTTGGGCTATCGCCTGCGGTCTTCGGTGTTTTTCGATACGGTGTTTTTAGAATTGGCCCCCCACCAGCGCCAAGACCTGCAACGGCGTTTTACCGAGGCCCAGATCAATCTGAATTGGTTTTACGAAGACGGGGTGGGCATCAGCCTGGACGAAACGACGACTTGGGAGGATGTGCAACAGCTCCTGGCGCTGCTGGGGGGAATGGGGGAGGCACCCTTGGATGTCAAGGAGTTGTTGGGGCAGCTGGGGGATGACGATTTGGCGCCCTGGCGACGTAAGGACACGTTTTTGCGGCAGCCGGTGTTTCACCAGTACCGGTCGGAGACGGAGTTTTTACGGTATGTGTGTCGCCTGGAGCGGCGGGATTTGTCCCTGACCACGGCCATGATGCCCCTGGGGTCCTGCACGATGAAACTCAATGCCACCAGTGAACTGCTGCCGATTTCCTGGCCGGAGTGGAATCAGATGCATCCTTTTGTGCCCCTGACCCAAACCCAGGGCTACCAGCAACTGTTGCAGGAGTTGGCGGCCTGGCTGGGGGACATCACGGGGTTGCCGGGGGTGTCGTTTCAACCCAATGCGGGTTCCCAAGGGGAATTGACGGGGTTGCTGGTGATCCGCCAGTACCACCAGCGGCGGGGAGAAGGGCACCGGCGGGTGTGTCTGATTCCCCAGTCGGCTCACGGGACGAATCCGGCGAGTGCGGTGATGGCGGGGTTACAGGTGGTGCCGGTGGCCTGTGACGCCCAGGGGAATGTGGATGGGGAGGACCTGCGCCGCAAGGCCCAGCAGTATCGCCACGAGCTGGCCGCCCTGATGCTGACCTATCCTTCGACGCACGGGGTGTTTGAGCCGGCGGTGCAGGAGCTGTGCGCCATCGTCCATGACTGCGGGGGGCAGGTGTATTTGGATGGGGCGAATTTGAATGCGCTGGTGGGCCTGTGCCGGCCCGGGGAATTGGGGTTCGATGTGTGCCATGTGAATTTGCACAAGACCTTTTGCATTCCCCATGGGGGCGGGGGACCAGGGATGGGGCCAATTGCGGTGGCGGAACATTTGCGGGATTTTCTGCCGACCCATCCGGTGATGCCGGTGGGGGGTTCCCAAAGCATCGGTACGGTGGCGGCAGCCCCCTGGAGCAGCGCCAGTATCCTGCCGATTTCCTGGATGTATATCGCGCTGATGGGGGCAGAAGGGCTGACCCAGGCCACTAAAGTGGCGATTCTCAATGCCAATTACCTGGCCCAACGGCTGGACCCCTATTTCCCGGTGCTGTATCGGGGTAAAAATGGTTGGGTGGCCCACGAGTGCATCCTGGATCTGCGCCCCTTGAAGGCCCAGACCGGGGTTGACGTGGAGGATGTGGCCAAGCGGCTGATGGACTACGGCTTCCATGCGCCGACGGTGTCCTGGCCGGTGCCGGGAACGATGATGGTGGAACCGACCGAAAGCGAGTCTCTGGCGGAATTGGACCGCTTTTGCGAGGCGATGATTGGCATCTACCATGAGGCGATGGCCATTGCCCGGGGGGAAGCGGACCCCAAGGACAACGTGCTGAAGAATGCCCCCCATCCGGCGGAGGTGTTGGTGGCGGATCACTGGCCGCACGCCTACAGCCGGGAACAGGCAGCTTATCCGGTGCCCCGCCTACGCACCTCCAAGTTCTGGCCACCGGTGGCCCGCATTGATAACGCTTACGGCGACCGGCATTTGGTGTGCAGTTGCCCCCCTATGGATGCCTACCCCCTGGGTTGAGGTACTGGTGGAGGCGCCAGGGACAGCGGCGGTGCTGACCTACAGGGCGGAGGAAGCCCAGCCGGGGGATGTGGTTCAGGTGCCCCTGCGCTCACAAACGGTCCTGGGACTGGTGCTGAACTGGGTGGAAACTTTGCCGCCGGAGGTGTCGCCGGAGCAGATCAAACCCGTCACAGCGGTGGTCCATCGCCAGTTGTTCCCCCCGGATTATGTACCCCTGCTGCACAAGGTGGCGGATTACTACCAGACCCCTTTGGCGGCGGTGTGGCGCTTG comes from Gloeomargarita sp. SRBZ-1_bins_9 and encodes:
- a CDS encoding isoprenylcysteine carboxylmethyltransferase family protein, with translation MHKLAEWGFGPDWWRNSRGEYWVIGQGVVSLGYLLLPVVPVEPFPLALRWAGATLFGLIALGLGGAGLLHLGENLTPLPHPKDTGQLVTTGVYGWVRHPIYSSVIFLALAYACWRGSWTHFLGTAGLLLFFDRKAAQEERWLQEKFPTYQTYRQRVKKLIPGVY
- a CDS encoding VOC family protein → MTTTGQYHHIAIRTGDIHRAIAFYEALGFRVTERFSAGITLACWLEGWGTRLELIQVPVPRPAPDAFGDEHYVGYYHLSLLVPDVAQCLADLAQRLGETPTVLLPPTEQTIGSRRYQVAFIQDADGLPIELMACL
- the gcvP gene encoding aminomethyl-transferring glycine dehydrogenase yields the protein MTDSFVARHIGPRPAEQVAMLQFLGCRSLDELIDQVIPASLRTKTPLHLPPAQPEDQALATLKQMARRNQLWKTYIGMGYYGCMTPPVIQRNILENPGWYTAYTPYQAEIAQGRLEALFNFQTLITELTGLEIANASLLDEATAAAEAMFLCYQAHQQQRPTFWVDDRCWPQTLAVLQTRAQALGIDLRIAPVEAFALDETTCGCLWQSPNCYGALVYPPAVVARAKTVGALTVMAADVLSLVLLQPPGALGVDVAIGSTQRLGVPLGYGGPHAAYFATREAYKRLVPGRIVGLSKDRLGRPALRLALQTREQHIRRERATSNICTAQVLLAVVASMYAVYHGPEGLRRIAEEIHQKARVLAEGCRRLGYRLRSSVFFDTVFLELAPHQRQDLQRRFTEAQINLNWFYEDGVGISLDETTTWEDVQQLLALLGGMGEAPLDVKELLGQLGDDDLAPWRRKDTFLRQPVFHQYRSETEFLRYVCRLERRDLSLTTAMMPLGSCTMKLNATSELLPISWPEWNQMHPFVPLTQTQGYQQLLQELAAWLGDITGLPGVSFQPNAGSQGELTGLLVIRQYHQRRGEGHRRVCLIPQSAHGTNPASAVMAGLQVVPVACDAQGNVDGEDLRRKAQQYRHELAALMLTYPSTHGVFEPAVQELCAIVHDCGGQVYLDGANLNALVGLCRPGELGFDVCHVNLHKTFCIPHGGGGPGMGPIAVAEHLRDFLPTHPVMPVGGSQSIGTVAAAPWSSASILPISWMYIALMGAEGLTQATKVAILNANYLAQRLDPYFPVLYRGKNGWVAHECILDLRPLKAQTGVDVEDVAKRLMDYGFHAPTVSWPVPGTMMVEPTESESLAELDRFCEAMIGIYHEAMAIARGEADPKDNVLKNAPHPAEVLVADHWPHAYSREQAAYPVPRLRTSKFWPPVARIDNAYGDRHLVCSCPPMDAYPLG